In one window of Tellurirhabdus rosea DNA:
- a CDS encoding glycosyltransferase family 2 protein — MKVSVNIATYNQVKYIAEAMDGALRQETNFEYEIIVADDCSTDGTQEVILEYAAKYPGKIIPLLHPKNLGGAGKFNAISAIETSRGQYIATVDGDDYFCHPQKLQKQVDFLDAHPECSTCFHNAQIIWEDGEFAPELVNGPEQKIISTVADLVGEEEVWFMATSSVMFRNGLLKDYPEWYMKSKSGDIPRYILLAKKGNIGYIPEVMSVYRKNRNGISFTDHKWDAEFLYNRIGMYEGINQELDYRFDKVLKKNIARYYRMLLDSKQYNDRYFRRAGLALKYLNLGRPNWRITKEVIRDYLIPESVLKIYSTFRLLPHR; from the coding sequence ATGAAAGTCAGCGTTAACATAGCAACGTATAATCAGGTTAAGTATATCGCAGAGGCGATGGACGGGGCGTTGCGTCAGGAAACGAATTTCGAGTATGAAATCATCGTGGCCGACGACTGCTCGACGGACGGGACGCAGGAGGTGATTCTGGAGTACGCGGCCAAATATCCCGGAAAAATCATTCCGCTGCTGCACCCGAAAAACCTGGGCGGGGCCGGAAAATTCAATGCCATCAGCGCCATTGAAACTTCGCGCGGCCAGTACATTGCCACCGTTGACGGGGATGATTATTTCTGCCACCCGCAGAAACTTCAGAAACAGGTGGATTTTCTGGACGCCCACCCCGAATGCTCGACCTGCTTCCACAACGCCCAGATTATCTGGGAAGACGGTGAGTTTGCTCCGGAACTGGTCAACGGACCGGAGCAGAAAATCATTTCGACGGTTGCGGACCTGGTGGGCGAGGAAGAAGTCTGGTTTATGGCCACCTCCAGCGTCATGTTCCGGAACGGCCTGCTGAAAGACTATCCCGAATGGTACATGAAGTCGAAAAGCGGCGACATTCCCCGGTACATTCTGCTGGCAAAAAAGGGAAATATCGGTTATATTCCCGAAGTGATGTCGGTTTACCGCAAAAACCGGAACGGCATCAGCTTTACGGACCATAAATGGGATGCCGAATTCCTTTACAACCGCATCGGAATGTACGAAGGCATCAACCAGGAACTGGATTACCGGTTCGACAAGGTCCTGAAGAAAAATATTGCCCGGTATTACCGGATGCTGCTGGATTCAAAACAATACAATGACCGCTATTTCCGCCGGGCCGGACTGGCCCTGAAATACCTCAATCTGGGGCGGCCAAACTGGCGGATTACCAAAGAAGTAATCCGGGATTATCTGATTCCGGAATCCGTTTTGAAAATATATAGTACGTTTCGCTTACTTCCACACCGTTGA
- a CDS encoding glycosyltransferase family 2 protein: MKLSVVIPAYNEEESLPETLRTLYRTLAKYDIPHEICVTNDNSKDGTLRVLDQLSIEIPTLVYFTNPGPNGFGYAVRYGLERFSGDCVAVFMADMSDDPEDLVRFYYKMLEGDYDCVFGSRWIKGGKVIDYPGLKKYINRVANAIIRVLVGIKYNDTTNAFKLYKRETMDGLKPFLSPHFNLTVELPLKAIVRGYSYAVVPNSWTNRKYGESKLKIKEMGSRYFFILMYCLIEKYFSRGDYRKKPVSVPPKATV, translated from the coding sequence ATGAAACTAAGTGTTGTTATTCCGGCTTATAACGAAGAAGAGTCGTTGCCCGAAACTCTGCGGACCCTGTACCGGACGCTGGCGAAGTATGACATTCCGCACGAAATCTGCGTAACCAACGACAATTCGAAAGACGGGACGCTGCGGGTGTTAGACCAGTTGTCGATCGAAATTCCAACCCTGGTGTACTTCACCAATCCCGGTCCCAACGGCTTCGGCTACGCGGTTCGCTACGGACTGGAGCGTTTTTCGGGCGACTGCGTGGCGGTCTTCATGGCCGATATGTCCGACGACCCGGAAGACCTCGTCAGGTTCTATTACAAAATGCTCGAAGGCGACTACGACTGCGTGTTCGGGTCGCGCTGGATCAAGGGCGGCAAGGTCATCGATTATCCGGGCCTCAAAAAGTACATCAACCGGGTAGCCAACGCCATCATCCGGGTGCTCGTCGGCATCAAATACAACGATACCACCAATGCCTTCAAGCTCTACAAACGCGAGACGATGGATGGCCTCAAGCCGTTCCTGTCTCCGCACTTCAACCTGACGGTAGAACTGCCGCTAAAGGCGATTGTCCGGGGATACAGCTACGCCGTGGTGCCAAACAGCTGGACCAACCGGAAGTATGGCGAGTCGAAACTGAAAATCAAAGAGATGGGCAGCCGGTACTTTTTTATCCTGATGTACTGCCTGATCGAAAAATACTTCT